In Granulicella mallensis MP5ACTX8, the sequence AACGTCCTATGCCCATCTCCCATGGCTAGTTCTCCGAAGGCCGCTCTACATGATCGATCACCAGCACCTTCAGCGGGGCTTTTCCCGGTTTCAGCTTCAATCCAAGCTGCTCCTTCACTGCTTCCTCAAATGTCGTTCCCTGCGGATCAGACTCAGGTTCGCCTGAAGATGTCCGTGATCTCTGTCCGAAATCGCCACGGGCTGGCGTCCACTTCAGTATGAAGTCATACTTCCCGATTAGTCCGGTCGCATCCACCACTGACCGGCCCAACCTGCCAATCTGAAATGACTTGGCCATCATCTCCATCGTCGTGTCTCGTGACCCCATCAGAATTGTGTGGTCCGGTCTGTTCTCTGCCTCGACTCCACCACATTGCGCTGGAAAGATATCCGTCTCTTTCAGCTCCGCCCCATGAACCGTTGCGACCTTGGCATCGCAGGCTGGCCCATCCTCATGCCGATGCAGTTGCGGCCCCAGGGCTCCGGGCTTCATCAAGGTCATCTCCAGCACTGGAGTCTCCTGCATTTCAAGATGCGCCACCAAACCAAACCGCTCCTTCAACAGCGACTGCATCATCAGGCGCATCTGGTCTTTTGTCGGGTTTTTCGTAGGGGCTCGCGCATGGATCTCGTAGTTCTCTGTCTGTACCCACTTCGGAAGCTGGCCAAAGAGTGTCTGAAACTGTTCACGCGTTGGCATGATCTTATATGCGAAGAAGATGTAGGTCGGCAGCGGAGCATCCGCAGTCAGTAACCCGCCCGTGGGCGCATAGGCGTCATCCGGGCTCAAACGAAAATTCGACGGCGCACCAGGCCCTGGATTCAACCGCACCGAAGCCACTTCAAACTCCATCTTCCCTCCCGCAGCCTTCTGCCAGTCTTCGGCTATCGCTTGCTGAGCCCTCACCTCTCCATAGCGCGCTCCAAAGAGGAAGGGGCCGGCAATAGTAGCCAGCATCAGCAGGACCAATACGGATCTCCGCATCAGGCCCAGCTTCTCCAGTCGCGGAGTCATAATCGAGCGAACTCGCTTGCATAAATCCGCGCCGGTAACTCCTGAAACACAAGCCAGAGGAGACCCAATACAAAACCGGCAAGCCTTCAACAGACCCTCTGCATATGTCTCCGCGCAGCGGCCCATCGCCACCACAGCCTCGTCGCATGCACGCTCGCGTTCCTCGATCAGCCGCCGCTCTAGCCACCACACCATCGGATGAAACCAGAACACTGCCTCCACCAGCATGTGCAGTGCGGCACTCATGTTATCGCGCCGCCGAACATGCATCAGCTCATGCGCCATAATTGCTTCGATATGCTCGTCCCCCAACTGAGCCGATAACTGCTCCGGCCAGATCAGTACCGGTCGAAACACTCTGAAGATTCCCGGCTCCATCAACTCCTGCGATAACAGCAGCGAAACTCTTCTGCCGCCATTCATCCATTGCAGGATTTCAAACTCGCGCCCTGCAACCGCCTGTATCGCCTGTCGTACTTGTTGCTGCACCTGCCGCCAGCGCAGGCCCCACATCACCAGCACCGCCGCAGTGCCGCAAAGCCATATCGCCGCCAGCATGAGCGGCACATCAGCCTTTGCCTGTTCCACCAAACTCGTGCGATGCGTGGAAGAGTCCGCCGCCAGAAAAGTAAAATCCGCAAACGGCTGTCCCATCGTATCGACTGCGGAATAGACCGCCGTTGGTATCTGCCCGGTGGCGTGGTGCTGTCTTGGCAGCAAGCTGCCCAGCCCAATCAGGAGAGAGAAGGGAACAAGAAACTTGACCGAAGCCGCCAGCCAAAGGGAGAACCTCACCCGCGCAGCGTTCCTGCGCAGCAGCAGAGTTACTAGCCAAACTACCGCCGCAAACAGCGTCGACTGCCATAGATGGTTCGCGAATGCAGGGCCAAAGCTCGCCAAGGTATGAGACAAGAATTCCGTTCTCATACCTTGCCTCCTTTCCCTAAGCTCTTGAGCGTCTTTTCGGCATACTCCACATCATCGAGCGTCAGTTTGCCGGTGTCGATCAGGTGGGCAACGACGAGCCGGGATTGACCACCGAACAGCGCAAGAAGATCGTCGACCAATCTGCGTTGCGCGGCATCGCGCGATATCGTCGCCGCAAAGATGTGGAAGTTGCCAAGCTTTCTAATACGCTCCAGGGCTTTCTTTGCTTCCAATCGATAGACGGTCGTCTGAACGGTTGCATACGCTGGCCGCTGCTTCGCAGGGAAGGCTTCCTGAATCTCTCGGATGGATGCCTCTCCCCGATTCCACAAGACTTCCATGATCTGGAGCTCCAATTTCGATAATTTGACTTCCTTCATCCCTGCCTCCCCATGGCTGCGTCTATTAGTAATACAGGTGTCTGTTTTAAGCAAACATCATGTTTGTTTTCGCGCGATAGCGATGCCGGCTCTGATTGTCTCGTCTCGAGCAGGGCTGAGTGATAGCCGAGTTTTATAGGATTTGGTGAGCAGGTTGAGAAATAGATATTCGAGTGGAGCGGCAAACCTTCCAGCCTGGGTTGAGCGCGTAATTCCTGAAGACATGCAGGCTCCTCGACCTACTCCGTTTGCTCGAGGAGAGGGCGTTCGGGTTCGGCGAAGGCGAGTTCGTTGAGTGTGAGGAGTTGGAAGCCGCAACGGCTAAAGCAAATCTCCTGTAGGTGTATAGCGAAACCACGACACTTATGGCCGTTTTTTCCCAGAAAAACGGTACCGCAAGCCCGATTCAACCACCCTCCTAACAGGAGATTTGCTCTAAAGGCGGCAATGATCTCAGCCATTGTGAGCAGGTTAGCGGAAAGCTCAATGCGCTTGCCATCAAGATAAAAACAGCGAATTCAATTGCGCTGTGCGCCGTTGTGGGATGCATGTTGGAGAAGGGGACGTGTCCGGCAAAGCTGAGGATGCGAGCACACTCATCTGCATCGATCGCATCACCCTGCGTGAAGCTGACAGAGGCAGCACCCAATGCATAGAAACATGCCGCTCATCGTCACGATGCTGGGGGGCAACTCTGGCATAGGATAAAACAGAAGAAGTCCGCGAAGAGACGCATCGGCCCACACGAATGACGGCAAAGAAAAAACGAGCAGTACCGCACGGAAAAAAACCGGCGACGATGAGGGATGTTGCACGCCGGGCAGGTGTATCCGTTGCAACCGTCTCACGCGCTCTCGATGGATCTTCGACTGTTGCGGAAGAGACCGCTCTGCTGGTTCAGAACGCGGTGGAGGCCCTGGACTTTGTCCCGAATATCTCCGCTCGAACCTTGAAGTATGGTCAGAGCAGGGCATTAGGCGTCATTATTCCCGATCTCTCCAATCCCTTCTTCTTCGAGTTCCTGCGTGAGTTCGAAGCTCTTGCCTCGGCAAACGAGCAGGTGGTTCTGCTGGCGAATGCGGAGACAAGCACAGGCGGCCCGCGAAGCTCCGTTCGCCAGATGCTTATGCGGCTTGTGGATGGGGTCGTGGTGATGCCGTCCATCGACGAACTGGAACCCTATCAGTTGCTCACCCTGCGCAAGGTTCCGACGGTAGCCATCGACAGCCGCCGCGTTGGACCTTATTTCAGCGATGTGAGCCTGATGCACGAAGAGGGGATGCTACAGGCGGTAGGGTGCCTGAAGGAGCTCGGACACAGACGCATCGCGTTCATCGCCGGCTCCGAGGGACTTTTCATCTCCAGTATCCGGCTTGAAGCTTTCAGGTCGGCACTCCGGAAACACCTGATCCCTGAACGTGCGGGATACATTCGCGCAGGTAACTACCGCGTGGACGGCGGCGATCGTGAGATGAGAGCGCTTCTGGAGCTTCGCGACCGCCCGACCGCCGTGATCGCCATTAATGACATGACTGCCCTAGGCGCGCTAAGGGCCGCCAGGGCTGCTTCCGTCTCCGTTCCGGGAGATGTGTCGGTGATTGGCTTTGATGGAATTGAGCTCGACGAGGTGGTAAGTCCTACGCTGACCACCATCAGTGTCTCCCGCGCACATATGGCGAAGAGTTGCCATACGGCTCTCAAAGAGTTGCAGACCGCGCGGCATCATGAGGGAAGACAGTTCCAGGTGCCGGTTGAACTGGTTCGCAGGCAATCCACGGGGCCAGCCCGCAGACTACGCAAGGCCGTACTCTGATTCTTCTAAGGCACCAGGTAATTGTGTGTTCCACACGAACGCCGCACGACGAGTTCCGCCGGCAGGACGATTCGCTTCGGTTTGCCTTGTGGCTCTGTTGACGTCAGCTTCGAAAAGAGGAGTTCAGCGCCGATACGCCCCATGGCATCGCTTGGTTGCCGTACAACGGTGACGGCCGGTTGAATGATATCCGCCATTTCGAAATCATCGAAACCTATAAGAGCGATCTCCTCGGGAACCCTGACCTTCAGGCTGGAAAATGCATGCAGCGTGTTGCGTGTCGTGAGGTTGTTGCTGCAGAAGATGGCTGTGGGTGGGGATTTGCGGTCGCGCAGTGTACGTATCGTTTGCAGTGTTTCCCACGGTGATTCGGTTACGACATGGGAATCTTCCTTCAGCCCTGCTGCTTCCATCGCGGCGCAGTAGCCCTGTAGCCGTTGCCGCATCGTCCAGAGTTCGAGGGTAAGGCCGATACAGGCGATACGACGATGGTGATGATCGATGAGATGTTGCACGCCCAGTTGAGCCCCGCGCTTGTTCTCCACAACGACAGAATCAAAATGGCTGCCTGCAATCGGACGGTCGAGGGTCACAATCGGCGTTTGTGTGAACTCGGGATCGTTCAGAAGGGTCTTGCCTCTTGCGGGGATAATGATCAGGCCCTCAACATGGCGGCGCAGCATTCGCTTGGCTTCCATTAACTCTGTCTGAGGATCTTCGTCGGAGGTCGTGATGACAGTCGAATACGAATGCTGTTTGACCACCAGGCTGATCGCATCCGCGCAGACGGCGAAGAACGGATCGTGGAGATTCGGAACAATAATGCCAATCTGATGGGTACGCTGCTCGCGCAGGGACCGGGCGATCTCGTTGGGCAGATAGTTGAGCTTCGCAACCGCGTCCAGCACTCGGCTCTTGGTCTCTTCACTGACTGGGACGTTGCCCTTGAGGACGCGAGATACGGTCATCGTGCCGACACGTGCCAGCTTGGCTACATCACTCATGCGCACGGGACGATTCAAATAGCCTGCCTCCAGGTGATGATTCTGATGGTTCGAGCGCGTTTTGATTTTACGCGATAAAACCGCTCATCGTGTCCATCACGAGGAGTTCTTCGCCGCTATACGGTCGACAGCTTCTCAGGAGCAACTGATTGATAGATAAAGAGTCTGAGGCTTGTATCGTGCCATGTGGCAGTCCGATTTCTCAGCATGATTGAGCGCTCAAATTACACGCTTGAACTCTGAAGCGAGCGTCTGATGGCGTAGTTTGGATAGTCCCCGAATTTAAAAAACGAAAAACTTCTTGACAGTGATTCCGGAAAATATGTATATAGGTTGACGTCTTGATATCGATATCATATAGAAATTTGAGAGGCGAAGGTTTATGTAACCGGATACATAAGACTGCCCAAAAACAATCAAAGTAAGAACTCTTCAATGCTGCGCTCAAATTTGTGACGTCTTAGTCGCGAATCCTGCAAGCGCTGAAAGTTCACGACAGTGCCCCAGCAGAGGGCATCAGTTTCCGGGTACTTACCTGGATCGAAAGGACCTTTATGTCTAAAAATATTTCGATTAAAGCTGCAATCAATACGTTTAGCGTGGCCAGCGCTGCTACAAAATATGCTTCGGTCAGGAATATTCTTCGTCTCCTCTGCCTGGCAGTTCTTTTTCTGTCCGCTTCCACCGTGTTCAGCCAGGAGTTTACAGGCCGCGTTACGGATCCATCCGGCGCAGCGGTATCGAAGGCGAAGGTCACCGTAACAAACCAGGACACAGGGGTAGCTGTTACGACAGCGACGACCGGTAGTGGAGACTACACGGTGCCTTATCTGCGCCCGGGTTTGTATTCCCTCAGTGCGGAAGCGCAGGGGTTCAGCCAGGAGGCACGCACACAAATCACCCTGCAGGTGGGGCAGACCGCAGTCATCAACTTCACGTTGAAAGTGGGTTCGATCAGTGAGACGGTGACTGTTCAATCGGACGAAGCCTTGCTGGCGGGCAGCGGTGATGTTGGCGAGGTTGTGGAGAATACGCGCGTCACGGAGCTTCCTCTCAACGCCGGAAACGCAATGACGCTTGCCACTCTCAGTGCCGGTACAAGCTTGTATGCCGACCCGAAGTATCAACGTCCCTTCGATGACATTCAGGCCGATCTGTCTATCAATGGCGGCGGTGCAGGTAACAGCCAGATTCTCCTGGACGGCGTCTCGAATGAGGCCGCCCATGGCGATGCTTACAACGGCACGAATGGACAGATTGGCTACATTCCGCCTACCGAAGCCGTTGGAGAATTCAAGATCATTACCAACCCTTACAGCGCCGAGTTTGGCCGTGCCTCTGGCGGCGTCATCGATATGACGCTGAAGAACGGAACAAATACGGTGCATGGAAGTGTGTATGAGTTCGCGCGCAGAACCTTCCTCGATGCGAACAGTTGGGCAAACAATTTCAGTGGCAATCCCAAGACTTCACAGCGGCGAGACCAGTATGGTGCCGAACTGGATGGTCCTGTCGTATTTCCAAAGCTCTACAACGGTCGCGATAAGACCTTTTTCCTGCTCCAGTTCGAAAACTTTACGAACACCGACCCCGGTACATTGATTGTTTCCGTGCCTCAGCCGGAATGGTTTAATGGCGATTTCAGCAAGCTGACCTACTATGACGTAGCCTCTAAGTCTTATAAGCCGGAGATCATCTACGATCCGCTGACGCTGCACGATAACGGTTCAGGTGTTCTGGTTCGTGATCCATTTCCAGGGAATATCATCCCGGCCTCACGTATCAATCCTGTTGCGCAAAAGATTCTCTCGTTTTACCCCTCGCCAAATCTTCCGTCGACAGCAGGCCTGAATACCTGGGTTAGTAACTATCAGACACCGCAGCCTCTGGTGGATGTCTACAGAAACGTTCTGGCTAAGATCGACCAGAATATCTCCAGCAAGGATCGTCTGACCCTGCGTTATGGCTATTGGGAACGCTCTGAGACGCAAAACTATAACGGCATTCCGGGAGCTGCAGCTCAAGGCGAGTATCCCCATGGCGAGCGCAGCAATACCTTCGCCACGGATTGGGTGCACACCTTCACTCCCAACCTGCTGTTTGATTTCAGAGCATCGGTCATCGTTCGTGGCAATATTGCCGAAACAGGCCCTGCCAACTTCGACATTACTTCTCTCGGACTCCCTCCGTCGCTCGTATCTGAGCTCGGAATCTTTGCGAACCACTTCCCCTCCATTGGGGCGAATGAGTTCACCACTTTGGGTAACTCAGGCGGCCAACTGACGATTGGCAACTCTTTGGCCATGTTGCCGAGTGTGACGTGGGTCAAAGGGAAGCACACGATCCATGCTGGAATCGATTGGCGCATCCTCCAGGACAGTACGCGTGGTGTCCAGGGTGGCATGTCACTTAGCACCGATCGCACCTGGACACAGAAAATTTACAACACGGGTGATCCGGGCAGTGGTAACTCGATCGCCTCGTTCCTGCTGGGTACCGCGAACTCAGGCAGTATCAATATATCTCCGAACATATTCTTCTCCCAGCACTACTACGCACCGTTTGTTCAGGACGACTGGAAAGTCACACCTCGGCTTACATTGAATCTTGGAATTCGGTATGACCTGAACGAACCACCCGTCGATCGTCATAACCGGGCGGACTACGGCTTCGATACAGAGGTGGTCAACCCTGTTAACTCTCAGATCGACCAGAGTGCCTTGCCGAATGGGCCGGTGAAGGGCGGGATGACCTTTGTGGGTGTGAATGGAAATCCCCGCGCCTTCTATTCCGCCACGAAGACAGATGTGCAGCCGAGGTTTGGTTTTGCCTTTGCGGTGGATGATCGCACCGTGCTGCATGGTGGTTTTGGGGTGATGTACAGAAACCCGAACCCCGGTCCGAATCAATATGGTTTCTCGTCTACAACTTCGTATGTCGGGTCGAACGACGGAGGAAAGACCCCCATACCGCAGAGTGTATCGAATCCGTACCCAACCGTTATTCAGCCGACAGGATCATCGCTGGGATACCTCACTGCCCTCGGACAGGGGCCCTATTTCATCAACCCGCATTACAGGACACCTCAGTTCCAGACATTCTCTGTTGGTATGCAGCATCGTTTCCTGAAGAACGACACCCTGGAGATCAACTATGTCGGGACTCGGACCTATCACAACGACAGCAACGAC encodes:
- a CDS encoding M56 family metallopeptidase translates to MRTEFLSHTLASFGPAFANHLWQSTLFAAVVWLVTLLLRRNAARVRFSLWLAASVKFLVPFSLLIGLGSLLPRQHHATGQIPTAVYSAVDTMGQPFADFTFLAADSSTHRTSLVEQAKADVPLMLAAIWLCGTAAVLVMWGLRWRQVQQQVRQAIQAVAGREFEILQWMNGGRRVSLLLSQELMEPGIFRVFRPVLIWPEQLSAQLGDEHIEAIMAHELMHVRRRDNMSAALHMLVEAVFWFHPMVWWLERRLIEERERACDEAVVAMGRCAETYAEGLLKACRFCIGSPLACVSGVTGADLCKRVRSIMTPRLEKLGLMRRSVLVLLMLATIAGPFLFGARYGEVRAQQAIAEDWQKAAGGKMEFEVASVRLNPGPGAPSNFRLSPDDAYAPTGGLLTADAPLPTYIFFAYKIMPTREQFQTLFGQLPKWVQTENYEIHARAPTKNPTKDQMRLMMQSLLKERFGLVAHLEMQETPVLEMTLMKPGALGPQLHRHEDGPACDAKVATVHGAELKETDIFPAQCGGVEAENRPDHTILMGSRDTTMEMMAKSFQIGRLGRSVVDATGLIGKYDFILKWTPARGDFGQRSRTSSGEPESDPQGTTFEEAVKEQLGLKLKPGKAPLKVLVIDHVERPSEN
- a CDS encoding BlaI/MecI/CopY family transcriptional regulator; translated protein: MKEVKLSKLELQIMEVLWNRGEASIREIQEAFPAKQRPAYATVQTTVYRLEAKKALERIRKLGNFHIFAATISRDAAQRRLVDDLLALFGGQSRLVVAHLIDTGKLTLDDVEYAEKTLKSLGKGGKV
- a CDS encoding LacI family DNA-binding transcriptional regulator, producing the protein MRDVARRAGVSVATVSRALDGSSTVAEETALLVQNAVEALDFVPNISARTLKYGQSRALGVIIPDLSNPFFFEFLREFEALASANEQVVLLANAETSTGGPRSSVRQMLMRLVDGVVVMPSIDELEPYQLLTLRKVPTVAIDSRRVGPYFSDVSLMHEEGMLQAVGCLKELGHRRIAFIAGSEGLFISSIRLEAFRSALRKHLIPERAGYIRAGNYRVDGGDREMRALLELRDRPTAVIAINDMTALGALRAARAASVSVPGDVSVIGFDGIELDEVVSPTLTTISVSRAHMAKSCHTALKELQTARHHEGRQFQVPVELVRRQSTGPARRLRKAVL
- a CDS encoding LacI family DNA-binding transcriptional regulator; amino-acid sequence: MNRPVRMSDVAKLARVGTMTVSRVLKGNVPVSEETKSRVLDAVAKLNYLPNEIARSLREQRTHQIGIIVPNLHDPFFAVCADAISLVVKQHSYSTVITTSDEDPQTELMEAKRMLRRHVEGLIIIPARGKTLLNDPEFTQTPIVTLDRPIAGSHFDSVVVENKRGAQLGVQHLIDHHHRRIACIGLTLELWTMRQRLQGYCAAMEAAGLKEDSHVVTESPWETLQTIRTLRDRKSPPTAIFCSNNLTTRNTLHAFSSLKVRVPEEIALIGFDDFEMADIIQPAVTVVRQPSDAMGRIGAELLFSKLTSTEPQGKPKRIVLPAELVVRRSCGTHNYLVP
- a CDS encoding TonB-dependent receptor, which translates into the protein MSKNISIKAAINTFSVASAATKYASVRNILRLLCLAVLFLSASTVFSQEFTGRVTDPSGAAVSKAKVTVTNQDTGVAVTTATTGSGDYTVPYLRPGLYSLSAEAQGFSQEARTQITLQVGQTAVINFTLKVGSISETVTVQSDEALLAGSGDVGEVVENTRVTELPLNAGNAMTLATLSAGTSLYADPKYQRPFDDIQADLSINGGGAGNSQILLDGVSNEAAHGDAYNGTNGQIGYIPPTEAVGEFKIITNPYSAEFGRASGGVIDMTLKNGTNTVHGSVYEFARRTFLDANSWANNFSGNPKTSQRRDQYGAELDGPVVFPKLYNGRDKTFFLLQFENFTNTDPGTLIVSVPQPEWFNGDFSKLTYYDVASKSYKPEIIYDPLTLHDNGSGVLVRDPFPGNIIPASRINPVAQKILSFYPSPNLPSTAGLNTWVSNYQTPQPLVDVYRNVLAKIDQNISSKDRLTLRYGYWERSETQNYNGIPGAAAQGEYPHGERSNTFATDWVHTFTPNLLFDFRASVIVRGNIAETGPANFDITSLGLPPSLVSELGIFANHFPSIGANEFTTLGNSGGQLTIGNSLAMLPSVTWVKGKHTIHAGIDWRILQDSTRGVQGGMSLSTDRTWTQKIYNTGDPGSGNSIASFLLGTANSGSINISPNIFFSQHYYAPFVQDDWKVTPRLTLNLGIRYDLNEPPVDRHNRADYGFDTEVVNPVNSQIDQSALPNGPVKGGMTFVGVNGNPRAFYSATKTDVQPRFGFAFAVDDRTVLHGGFGVMYRNPNPGPNQYGFSSTTSYVGSNDGGKTPIPQSVSNPYPTVIQPTGSSLGYLTALGQGPYFINPHYRTPQFQTFSVGMQHRFLKNDTLEINYVGTRTYHNDSNDNINRIATTAYANCNILLGGDPSRCDSAAGSYVKNPFYQAPAFQGTGYYTASTIQAIQLTRPFPQFTDIQEYQLNNGRSWYNAMQATAMHQWNKTLTLHATYTWSKTMDSGGYADQIYRIPSRNIDSLDATHAVTLSGVWLLPVGRGQYFLGNMNRVLDEVIGGWEFGSLYVYRSGFPWQVNANSQNTLYLSNAWVPRQNDPSIANAIRGVKPCAAQYVQQSDNSYVLTPIQSNCGGNYNFIVNPRYAATQNNIYSGIRNPGTWDWDINLAKNFAIYGRLHLQLRLEAFNVPNHPIFAGSYDNGPLDAGFGTINKTSGQTNQPRQAQLGAKFLW